A stretch of DNA from Deltaproteobacteria bacterium:
AGCCTTCGGGAAGGCGGCGTTTCTTCAGATCAAGGATCGGACCGGCAGGCTTCAGATCTTTGTTGAACAGAAATCACTCTCGCCCCAGATGTTCGAGCTCTATCAAAAACTCGATCTGGGCGATTTTGTTTATGTGAGGGGGAGACTGTTTCGGACCAAGACGAATGAACTCACGTTGCGTGCGAAGGAGGTTCGACTTGCCTCCAAGGCGCTCCGGCCTCTCCCTGAAAAATGGCACGGGCTTCAGGATGTCGAGGTTCGCTATCGTCAACGCTATCTCGATCTGATTGCCAATCCCGAGGTCCTCGAGGTTTTTCTTAAACGGGCCCGGATCATCCAGCTCCTCCGGCGTTTTTTTGAGGAGCGCGAGTTTGTCGAGGTCGAGACTCCGATGATGCAGACGCTGGCGGGTGGGGCGGCGGCAAAACCTTTTGTCACGCATCACAACGCCTTGGGTCTTGATCTTTATCTTCGGATTGCGCCGGAGCTTTATTTGAAACGGCTGGTGGTGGGAGGGATCGAACGCGTCTTTGAGATCAATCGCAATTTTCGTAATGAGGGGATCTCTACGCAGCATAACCCGGAATTTACAATGCTCGAGTTCTACCAGTCGTACGCCACCTATGAAAATCTCATGACATTGACGGAAGAGCTGTTTGGCTCTCTGGCCCGTGCGGTCTACGGTCAGGAGGAGACGGAGTATGGGGGGAAGAAGATCTCCTGGAAACCCCCCTACTCCAGAATAACCTATGAGGAGATGAAAAGGGTGGGAGAAGAGAGCCTCATTCAACCGACCTTTGTGACGGAATTTCCGCTTGAAGAGTCTCCGCTCGCTCGCAAGAGCGACAAGAATCCGAACCTTGTCGATCGCTTTGAACTCTACATTGCCGGGATGGAGATTGCGAATGCCTTCTCTGAGTTGAATGACCCACTGGACCAGGCGGAGCGATTTCGTATGCAGGTGGAGGCACGCCGGAAGGGGGATGAGGAGGCGATGCCATATGATGAGGATTATGTGACCGCCCTTGAGCATGGGATGCCGCCGACCGCCGGTGAAGGGATCGGCATCGATCGTCTTGTGATGTTGCTCACCAATCAGCCGTCGATTCGGGACGTGATCCTGTTTCCTCTCTTAAAGCCGAAGGAAAGATAGTTCGTTACATGAAAAACAATTTAGCCATTTTTGAAAACTTTAAGATTCGTCGCTTATACGATGAGAAGGCCGAAGTTTGGTATTTTTCTGTCGTCGATATTATTCAGGTGCTCATCCAACAACCTGACTACCAGACAGCCAGAAAATACTGGAATAAACTCAAAGAGCGGCTCAAGAAAGAAGGAAGTCAGTCGGTGACAAATTGTCACCGACTGAAATTGGAGGCCGCTGACGGGAAGAAATATCTAACAGATGTGGCAAATCCTCAAACATTACTAAGACTTATTCAATCCGTTCCCAGCCCAAAAGCCGAATCGATCAAGCTCTGGCTTGCCAAGGTGGGGTATGAACGCCTGCAAGAAATGGCCGACCCTGCCCGTTCGCTTGATCGTGCCCGCGAGACATGGCGTAAACATGGGCGTAGTGAAAAGTGGATCCAACAAAGAATGATGGGTCAGGAGACGCGCAATAAACTCACCGATTATTGGAAAGATCACGGCATTCAAGAAGGCAATGAATTCGCCATCCTCACCAATATCATTCATCAGGAATGGAGCGGGGTTTCTATCAAAGAGCACAAAGATATCAAAGGACTCAAAACACAAAATCTTCGCGATCATATGAGTGAAGCCGAACTGATCTTTACTGCCTTGGCTAAACTATCCACCCGACAAATCGCCGAAACGGATGATTCAACCGGCATGGATGAAAACAAAGTAGCTGGCGTCAAAGGCGGGCGCATTGCCAAAAAAGCGCGCTTGGAGCTTGAGGCAAAGACGGGTCGCAAAGTGGTGACATCAGGGAACTATCTGCTACCCGCAAAAGCGGCGCGGCATGGATGAACTTCAAATCCTTCATCGCCCGCCGCTACCTCTCCACAAAAAATAAACCGCTTTTTATCATGCTGCTCACCTGGATCAGTATTGTCGGCATGTCCGTCTCCGTCTTCGCGCTCATTTTTGTACTTGCGATCATGGCCGGTTTTGAAAAGGACTTTCATAAACGGATTATCGGGATGAAATCTCCCCTCACGGTGATGGGGGGTTCGGGTGAGGATTGGGACGGGCTCGTCTCTGAAATGAGGAGGCGTGAACCGCGTGTTACCGCGGCGATCCCTTTTGTTGAGGGGGAGGCGATCCTTCAGACGGGAGAAGGGACGGCGGCGGGTGTTCGTGTACGGGCGATTAAGGGGGTTCTCGATCTGAAACGTCTGCAGGAATTGAGTTCTACGGACCCTCTTCAGGAGGGGGAGGTCTGGATCGGTCGGGAGTTATCCTACTCGCTCGCGATTGACCCCGATTTTGAGGATGAGGTCCGGCTCCTCTTTCCGTTGGGCGATATCGGTCCCACCGGAGAGATTCTCCCAAGAACAAGGTCGGTTCTTGTGACCGGTCTTTTTCGTTCCGGTTTCTACGAATACGACAGTAAATATCTCCTCGCGACTTATGAAGAGGCCACCCGCCTTTTTGGGGAATATGGTCGCTACGGCCTGGAGGTCTGGCTTGATAATATTCGTGACAGTGAGCAGGTTCGCCAGTCTCTCTTGTCCTGGGTTGATCCCGGTAAGTTTACACTCTTAAGCTGGGAGGAGCAGAATCCGAAGCTCTTTGCTGCCTTGAAACTTGAGAAGATCG
This window harbors:
- a CDS encoding lysine--tRNA ligase, which translates into the protein MSLEEEYQNRLGRLKGLQSSGISPYPNQFPVKNSAREIHERFDSKSAQELESVQEEFDLAGRILAVRAFGKAAFLQIKDRTGRLQIFVEQKSLSPQMFELYQKLDLGDFVYVRGRLFRTKTNELTLRAKEVRLASKALRPLPEKWHGLQDVEVRYRQRYLDLIANPEVLEVFLKRARIIQLLRRFFEEREFVEVETPMMQTLAGGAAAKPFVTHHNALGLDLYLRIAPELYLKRLVVGGIERVFEINRNFRNEGISTQHNPEFTMLEFYQSYATYENLMTLTEELFGSLARAVYGQEETEYGGKKISWKPPYSRITYEEMKRVGEESLIQPTFVTEFPLEESPLARKSDKNPNLVDRFELYIAGMEIANAFSELNDPLDQAERFRMQVEARRKGDEEAMPYDEDYVTALEHGMPPTAGEGIGIDRLVMLLTNQPSIRDVILFPLLKPKER
- a CDS encoding Bro-N domain-containing protein, which codes for MKNNLAIFENFKIRRLYDEKAEVWYFSVVDIIQVLIQQPDYQTARKYWNKLKERLKKEGSQSVTNCHRLKLEAADGKKYLTDVANPQTLLRLIQSVPSPKAESIKLWLAKVGYERLQEMADPARSLDRARETWRKHGRSEKWIQQRMMGQETRNKLTDYWKDHGIQEGNEFAILTNIIHQEWSGVSIKEHKDIKGLKTQNLRDHMSEAELIFTALAKLSTRQIAETDDSTGMDENKVAGVKGGRIAKKARLELEAKTGRKVVTSGNYLLPAKAARHG
- a CDS encoding ABC transporter permease, encoding MNFKSFIARRYLSTKNKPLFIMLLTWISIVGMSVSVFALIFVLAIMAGFEKDFHKRIIGMKSPLTVMGGSGEDWDGLVSEMRRREPRVTAAIPFVEGEAILQTGEGTAAGVRVRAIKGVLDLKRLQELSSTDPLQEGEVWIGRELSYSLAIDPDFEDEVRLLFPLGDIGPTGEILPRTRSVLVTGLFRSGFYEYDSKYLLATYEEATRLFGEYGRYGLEVWLDNIRDSEQVRQSLLSWVDPGKFTLLSWEEQNPKLFAALKLEKIGMTLLLSVLLVIAACTIFGLISLTIIEKMRDVAILHALGLNRRRLQAIFLTKAILIGLLGSFLGGGLAIATITLLHKYPLRLPTTYYVEYLPLQMNLPVVVLILLAAPLVALLTSFYPSQQIRRYSLEELLRYE